The genomic interval GCTGCGCAGTGGAGGTCAAGAGGCCCCGGGGCGTCTCCCTCACCAGTGAGTCTTGTTCATCTTCCCGCCAGGCTGAAGTTGGGGGTAGGGTGTGGGAGGGGCCAACCTTTGTCCTTGGGATAGGCATTTGCagccttttgcctcagtttcgcAGCAGTGTTCAATTGGTGGGCTTGGGGGGAACAGAGGTGGTATTTGGTGGAGAAGGCCCCTTTCTGCCTCGGGCTGAGCTTCTTACCCCCACAAGACCATCACTTCTACGACGAGTCCAAGCCTTTCACTTGCCTGGATGGTTCGGCCACTATCCCCTTTGATCAGGTCAACGATGACTACTGTGACTGCAAGGATGGCTCAGATGAGCCAGGTGAGCTTTTTCtctattcattcatcaaatatttattgattgcctGCTGAATGCCAGGCCCTGCCTTTACATGGCTCCCAGCTGAGTGGGTGGAAGCAGGCGCAAAATTCAGTGTTAATGGCTAGGGTACTTGTGGGAGCACAGAGATGCCCTTTCCCCACCAGCATGGGGGTCAGGAAAGAATTTTCAGAGGAGGTTAGGTTTCAGCTGAATCCTGAAGGTACTACAGACGGAGGGGCCAATCCCCAGAAGTGGGAGACAGCAGGGCAAAAGATCAGTCAGTCTGGAGACGGAGATGAAGGTGGGGACCAGGCgccagtagctcacacctgtattcccagcactgtgggaagcttgAGATAATACAATgacttaaggccagaagtttggAGACTCTGTCTTTTGTGAGGGGAAGCAGGAGAGAGCATTGGAAGGTTATTTCAGGCCCACAGCATGCAGCTCTTTGCTTCCCTTGGTTGTTCTTATCTTTCTTTTGCTCTGTGCAAGCATATGGTTatttgggttataactgggtgaATGGGGACATTTCTGGCCCTGCATGGACACTGTAATCCTCCCCTTCTTTGTTCCTGACAGGTACAGCTGCCTGTCCTAATGGCAGCTTCCATTGCACCAATACTGGCTACAAGCCCCTGTATATCTCTTCCAGCCGGGTCAATGATGGAATTTGCGGTGAGCGAGGACGCATCATGGTAGGGGAACGAGAAAGTGGGCGGGGAAAGGTACTGCCAGGTCTGATTTTGGCCCTTGCTTCTGTCTCAGACTGTTGTGATGGGACAGATGAATACAACAGCGGCATCGTCTGTGAGAACACCTGCAAGTACGTGGGTGACAGTACCCCTCCCATTGCTCCATCCCCAGATTTAGCTGGGTCCTACCCAGAGAATCAGGCCTACTCTCTTCTGTTTTTGGCTTTTGAGTGCTCATTCTCTGCCAGTTGCTTTTTGAATCCTAATCACTGACTTTGCGTTTAGTGTAAAAGCAAATGTAATTATTTCCCTCAtcaataaatgaggaaactgtaatttagaaagagaaatgaCTTCCCCAGGGTTGTCACATAGCTAGgagatggcagagccaggactcaaaccCAAGTCAGTCTAACTTTTGACTCTAAACTTTTTTtcaggtgatgcctgtggctcagccccatataccgagggtggcgagttcaagcccagcctcggccaaactgcaataaaaaatagccgggtgttatggcgggcgcccacagtcccagctactggggagtttgaggcaagagaattgcctaagcccaggagttggaggttgctgtgagctgtgacgccacggccctctacccagggcaacatagtgagactctgtctcaataaaaaagaaaaatttatttatttatttatatttatttatttttttagaaatagagtctcactttatcacccttggtagagtgttgtggcgtcacagctcacagcaacctccaactcatgggcttaggctattctcttgcctcagcttcctgagtagctgggactataggtgcccgccacaatacccggctattttttattgcagtttggtcagAGCCGGGTTcgacccgccaccctcagtatatggggccagcaccctactcactgagccataggcactgcccagtaaaagaaactttttcatttgtttttgttttttgaaacagagttttaccctgttgctcaggctagagtgttgtggcatcagcctagctcacagcaacctcaaactcctgggttcaagtgatcctcctgcctcagtttcctaagtagttgggattacaggtacctaccacaatgcccagctaatttttctagctttagtagagatggggtctcactgttgctcaggatggtcttgaactccggagttCCAGGGATCTTCCCActgtggcctctcagagtgctggcatcatagacatgagccaccacactagcCCTGACTCTAAACTTTTAAATGTCATGTTCTGTAGCAAGACCTGAAAACTTAAACACCCACAGGAAGGTAATGTAAACAAAAGAAGCAGGTTGAGGGCGGCTacagctcagcgggtagggcgccggccccatataccgagggtggcgggttcaaaccctgccccggctgaactgcaacaaaaaatagccgggcgttgtggtggatgcctgtagtcccagctactccggaggctgaggcaggagaattgcttaagcccaggagttggaggttgctgtgagctgtgtgatgccacggcgctctaccgagggccataaagtgagactctgtctctacaaaaaaaaaaaaaaaagaagcagcaggtTGAGTATCAGGTGGTAGGCAGTTTCTAAGGGGAATGTGGCATCTAAGGAACAgctgtgaggtcaggagttcaagatcagcctgggcaatatcaagaccctgtttctacaaaaaaaaaattaaagttgagccaggtgtggtggcatgtatctgtagctattcaggaggctgaagcagaaggatcgcttaagcccaggagtttgaggttgcagtgagctgtgataacagtACTGTACTCTATTCAGGGGAATAGCTGTTTTCAACTTCAATTGAGAGGGCTTGATTAGTTTTCAAAGGAGTCGAAAGTCCCAGTACTTAACCTAAACTTGGTCTTGATTTCAGATCTTTTAAGTAGAGAATGGATTGAGCACAATTCACTTATTGGCCAGCTTGTCTTGTTATGTAGGAGTCTGATatgttttttttctccatttctttctgggAGCTGCCTTCTAGCTCCACCTCCTAACACTCCCTAGTCCCTTCCCTGACCCAGGGGTGGGCAAATCCTGGCCTCTGTTTCTGCTCCTAAGGATTGGGATGAAAGGTGCTGAGGTTGAGAGAGCCTGGAGGGTTGGGAGGAGAGTTTCTTATTTTTCCCAACATGGTTGGTGGTGGAAGGGTCAGTAGGTGGGTTGAACCCTTTTTGGAAGAGGTAGACCTGGTGGACCCTGAATGCCCACTGTTGGTACCTATGTGTCCGTCCCCAACCCAGAGAGAAGGGCCGTAAGGAGAGAGAGTCTCTACAGCAGATGGCAGAGGTCACCCGCGAGGGGTTCCGCCTAAAGAAGATCCTTATTGAGGACTGGAAGAAGGCCCGAGAGGAGaagcaggtgggggaggggcgggggctGGAAACTGACCTAGAACCATCTGGGCATTGAGACTTCGAGACATGAGCTGGCAGGATCCGGTGGGGTTTACACCTGCCCTGACTAGCAGTGTCCTGGGGCAAGTTACAACTTGCCTGTTCCTTGCTTTCCTACGTATGCACTGGGCATTTAGTTCTTAGCTAATTAGTTCACAGGTAGGAGGCAGTCATCTCAAGTATTGATCAGGGCTTTGGACATTAGACTGAGGAGGGCTAAGGGCCACTGATACTTCCTTGGAGCAGGAGGGATGCTTCACATCCTGATTCTGTAGTTCTTTTGTCTGTAAGATAATCTGATGACCATACAATAGGGGAAGCAGGTGAATGAGACAACATCAGCAGCTGGATGAGTTCAATAGGGTGGGTATGTGGGGTCCCTAGGTGTGTGTCTCTCCTGGCGGGTGGGTGTCCTCAACACTGCACCTAAGCTTCTGCTCTACCTACCAATCTTAGGCTCCAGCTTTGTTTTCTTGTCTAAGGACGGTTTCAGATCTTTTCCACCCATGTGGCCAGTGAGGTTCTTCCCCAAATTCAGGGGATAACACAATCCCCCTGAATTTTGGAGATACAAGAGGAGCTAGGTGGTGATACAGCTCCAAGTGACTTTTGCTttccagggaggtgggaggatcttgACAGGAGGCCAGACTAAAGTGTCTGCATAGGTCTTGGGATAAAAGCAGTGCCCCAGGGGATTAGGGTAAGGCTTTACAGCTTGTGGGCCCCATCCCTGAATCAGAGCCAGTCTAGCACTTGATGTGCTGGACTGGCACAGGATGTACTGTGTCTTGGACAGGAGGCTGGAACCAGACCTGGATCTACCTCAAGCAGATTATCATCTAATGgaagggacagacagacagaaagccCACCCCCCAGGGCTGTTGGGCAAAGGGAAGTTCAGGGCTGTGAGGCGGAGAAGAGGCACTTGcctcattcctttctctttctgtcttggggaaggaggcaggaagggcttTCTGGAAGTATCTAAACTAGAATCGGGGTAATTTGCATGTAGAGTGTTCTAGGCTAAAGAAACAGCATGTTTAAAAAACTGGAGGCAGGAAAGTTTTGGTGTCAGAGCAATTGGATCCTAGAGTTTAAGTTATGGGTagagcatatggggctggagaaGCAGACAGGCCCTGATTACCTGGGGCCTTGTGGGCAATGGAGACCCAAGGAGGTGTGTGTTTTGGAACAATTGCCCAGCTTCCCTGGGAAGTAAAGACAGTGGGGGCAGACAGTGGGGGAAGAAGCAGAGCAAAGGAGAGGTGGTCTTTTGCCTTCTGCCCACCCAGCAAAAGCTCATTGAGCTCCAGGCTGGAAAGAAGTCTCTGGAAGACCAGGTGGAGATGCTGAGGACagtgaaggaggaggctgagaagCCAGAGAAGGAGGCCAAAGAACAGCACCAGAAGATGTGGGAAGGTATGTCCTGGCTGGCCAGAGTACTCGCCCTTCACTTCTGAACAGGAGGTCAACCTGGGCCTAGGAGTCTCTTGTTCATTATTTGTTATCATCATCAGCTGATTTTTGATCATGGTGCCTCATTTTCTTGTGTATCTAGTTATCTTTGTCGGTCATCATGTTTAAAACTTATTTATAGGAATAATATTCAACCCAAGAAGAGAGGTTCTCtaaagagaatcttttttttctgtcaagtGGCTAGAATCATTGCCATTCAGGCATTCTCCTAGAATCCAAATTTAATGTTTGAATTTCCTGCAAACATTCAGGCAGTGTGAGAACTGATGTGTGCTGGGTTGGTTATTTCTGATCCAGTCTGTCACTGAGGGGGCAGCCTCCTGGGTTATTGGGGGATCTCCTATACTTTGGATTTTGAATCCAGTCCCCCTTAACCCCACAAGGTCTTATTCAAACAGGCATCCAGATTTGCCAGGTTTGGCACAGTCCTTTAGAGCAAAGTGACTTTTATATTTCCTTACCTTCCAGAGTTCCTGGTTTGCCCTGGCTATATCTTTTACCTTAGTTGGCTTTAAAAAGATGATTCCTTATGCTTTAACATCTTTTGCTATTGATAGGTTGTGTTGCCATTAGGGGAAATGGGAAGCCTTGTTCCTCATTGTTAGTCCCAGGATGCTCAGTGTGTTCCATGGATTAGAGACACACTGTGGAAACAGGACAGAAGGGGGAGGTAGGGTGGATGGAAAACCACTGCAAAGCAGTTAAAGGACAGAGCATTGCTAGAAGGATTTGAAGGCGTGGTCCTAGCTACCTGCAAGGCTGGAAACGAGGAACTAAGTGTCCATTGAGAACCAGGACAGCCCCCTCTCTAAGGCCATGCTATTAATTGGTGTCTCTCTGGGTATCCACTGCATTCTTGCTTTCCTGCTGACTGGCTCACCCTGATTTCACATAACAAGTAGTTCAGTACATCCAGTGAATATTTGCTGAGCCCCTGTTGTCTGCCAGGCATACTTCTGATGCTAGCAATATGGCATGGGACAAAGCCCCTGCCTCCAGAAGGAGGAGTGAGCCAGGCAGCGGGAACAGGTACAAAGACCCTGAGGTAGCTGCCCTCAAGTGATTAGGGTTCTTTTGACATGTGTGACAAAAATCCAGCTTGAATCCACTTCATCAATAGAAGCTTCAGGTCCATTGGGAGTCTGCCCCTTACCTTGGGACTCTATCTCTCCTACCTGTGCCAGCATGACCACAGGAGCCAGGCCTTTCTCCTCCCAGGTTGGCAGCCCCAGCAGATAGAGAACACCATTTTCCCAAAAGCCCCAGCACAGATCCCAGGACAGGTTCCCATTGTTTCAATCTGGATCCCATGACTATCCATGAACTAATCCCTTGGAGCCAGGGATTACAATGCAGGTTTTGATTGGGTAGGCCTGGGTCACATGTCCATCTCTGGAGGCAGGAGATGGGATCTGCAGGCCCGACTGGGGGTGGGCAGTGCCTGctatctcagcactttgggaagctgaggcaggaggatcacttgagcccaggagtttaaaaccagcctgagcaacatagcatctctgcaaaaaaaacttagaaaattagCTCAGCTCACCCACCTGAGCCTCAAGGACCCCCTCAGGCCCTCATCTGTGAGAGGGCCAGTGTCAGCCAGGTCTTTGGGGACACTTTGAGATCTCCTGAGGTAACCCAAGGTTCTGCAGAGGAGGCATCAGCTGTTATTCTGTTTGCAGAGGATCAAGTTGAAGCCTGATATACAGTAGGCTCTTTACCCCTTTACCCAGGGTAGGTGGAAATGAGGCAGGCAGAAGAGAGACCATCTGTAAACAGCAGGTGCCCTGTGGGGTACTGGTGGAGGGTGGAAAGTAGGTTTTGAGGTGGTGGGACCCAGTAGGTAgggcccagggtgacagagctggCCCCTCCACAGAGCAGCTGGCTGCCACCAGGGCTCAGAGGGAGCAGGAGCTGGCAGCTGATGCCTTCCAGGAACTGGATGACAACATGGACGGGTTGTGAGTGTCCCTGAGCTGGACCTGCATGTCCTGGCCCTAGGGTCCCCTCTCCCATCACTGTTTAAGAGATCAGCCACAGTCCCTCTGGGTCTTCTACCACGTGGTCTGGGCTGACCCAGCATCTGTCAGATCAGGCCTCTGTGTATTCATGCATGAGATGGGGTTAGAATCTCTGGATGACGGGGTAAGGACACCTCCTTACCTGGGTATGGAGCCTAGTCTGAGTGCTTGGGTCTAGGGATCAATTAATTACATTTCATACCAACTCTGTGGCCGGTTTGCTTTGGCCGAAGCCAGCTCAGGGCTGAAATCCCAGCTGTCCTGAAGTTGTTTGGTCCCCTGGTGGAGGGTGGGTTCTTGAGGATCATGGGGGATGCAGGGGCTATGCCCTGGTTAGtggttggggtgggggcaggatggGGTGCCTGGCCCAGCAGGAGCTGCCCCTCCTGGAGCTGTCGGGCTGGATTGATGTCCTGGCTCTGGACCCTACCTCATTGCAGCTTCCTGCACTCCCTACCCTCGAGGTCCTGAAACAAGTTTTGGGATGGGACCTGGATGGGGAGGACAGGCTGTGCAGTGACCCTGGCCTCACCTACCTACCTGCCCTACCCTGCAGAGTATCCGTGGCTGAGCTCCAGACCCATGTGGAACTGGACACAGATGGGGATGGGGCACTCTCCGAAGCAGAAGCCCAGGTACCTTGGCTTTCCTTAGTCTTGGAGTTTCTAGGAAGCGTTGCCCTAGGGTAACCTCAGGGCAAAGGAGGGAACAGCAGTCCTGGGCTGTCCCCTTGGGGAGCTCTTGGGGGTGCCTTAGTTGGTGTGACTGGTAGCTGTCCAGGGCCACTTACCCCTGCGGGTGGGACCTGGGCTGGAGCCAGTCAGGCTAGAGCTCCTGTTTCCTATGCCTGCCCCTCCCACATGCTCCCAGTCCCCTCAATTATGTACCCTACTCCTCTCTCTGGGGGAGGTGCTCTCTGCTCCTGTGTAgtttctcctccctccatctttccATCCCTCTCTGTCTCAGCTTCTCCCCTGCGCCTGGGTCTCTTCACCCTGGGCCCCTCCCCTCTCAACCGCAGACTTGTGCTGCCCCCTTTCAGTGGCAGCACCTCATCCCTCCCCACCCAGGGCagggcacagagcctggcactgcAGCCCAAACGCCAGCAGTATACCAGGTTGGAGTGGCACAGAGAGGCCATAATTCTGACACCACCCCTGCTGCACACAGACCCTCCTCGGGGGTGAAACGCAGGTGGATCCCGCCTCCTTCTATGACCGTGTCTGGGCTGTCATCAAGGACAAGTACCGGTCTGAGGTCAGTTGGGGGTGAGGAGGGCACACACTGTGGTCCTGCCCCTGCCCTACCCCCAGCGCCTCACAAAGGAGCTGCCTCCAGTTCTGGCAGTGGGCCACCCTGGCCAGCTGGGCACCCTTCACAGAGGCTTCTCCCTCCCCAGATGGCTATGCCTTCCCATAGGCCGCTCAGTGCGTGTGGACCTGGGGTGGAAGGGCAGGTGGGGACAGACCCTGAGTCCACAGCACCGACTACTGACtaccctgcctgcctgcctgccaggcACTGCCTACTGACCTGCCAGCGCCGTCTGCCCCTGACGTGACAGAGCCTAAGGAGGAGCATCCCCCAGTGCCC from Nycticebus coucang isolate mNycCou1 chromosome 3, mNycCou1.pri, whole genome shotgun sequence carries:
- the PRKCSH gene encoding glucosidase 2 subunit beta, producing MLMLPLLLLPLSCAVEVKRPRGVSLTNHHFYDESKPFTCLDGSATIPFDQVNDDYCDCKDGSDEPGTAACPNGSFHCTNTGYKPLYISSSRVNDGICDCCDGTDEYNSGIVCENTCKEKGRKERESLQQMAEVTREGFRLKKILIEDWKKAREEKQQKLIELQAGKKSLEDQVEMLRTVKEEAEKPEKEAKEQHQKMWEEQLAATRAQREQELAADAFQELDDNMDGLVSVAELQTHVELDTDGDGALSEAEAQTLLGGETQVDPASFYDRVWAVIKDKYRSEALPTDLPAPSAPDVTEPKEEHPPVPSSPTEEEEEGEAAEEEAEEEEEEEDDSEEAPSPLGPPQPASPTAAQEDKMPPYSEQTQALIDAAQEARNKFEEAERSLKDMEESIRNLEQEISFDFGPNGEFAYLYSQCYELTTNEYVYRLCPFKLVSQKPKLGGSPTNLGTWGSWAGPDHDKFSAMKYEQGTGCWQGPNRSTTVRLLCGKETVVISTTEPSRCEYLMELMTPAACLEPPPEPPADGDHDEL